The Caulobacter sp. FWC2 region AAATCCGCCTAGCCAGAAGCGTGTAATCAAAAGGAGGAGCTAGTGCCAAAGCTTAAGGCGGCGCGGGCCGTTGGACTGGACGACATCATGAGCTCGGCCTTCGTAGATGACGGCTCTTTGTTGGGGCCTGCTCTGAAGGGACACCTCGCCATACAGGCACTTTTGGTTGAGTTAATTCAGATTCGTATACCGGGTGACTCCGCCTGGGAGCTCAACTTTCCTGCCCAGACGAAGAAGGCGGTCGAGCTCGGCCTACTGCCAACACATCTCAAACTCGGGCTCGATAGTTTCAATCGGTTCCGGAATGCTTTTGCTCACGTATTCGGCCACCAGGTGCCGGTCGAAGACGTGCACGCCCTCGCTCGTGAACTAGAGGGCTACGGTGTAGATTTTAGCGACTCTGTCGGTAATCGCCCGCTAAAGGACGCCGTATCTGACTACAGTGGTGATCTGGGCCTTCTGCAGGAAGTCCTGTGGTGCTTGTGTTTTGAGGTTGCCTTTGCGCTGATGCAGGCTGGCGGCCGGGACTTGTTCAGCGACGGCTGACGATCGTCGGCGATTGCTTGCCGCCAGGGACCGACGCTGAATGTCGCGTTTCTGGATGTGCGCCAATGTCCGCCACTGGCGCGAGGCGGGCGTCTTCGCCGCCGTCGGGCACAGTGATTTGGACCGGACACGGCTGCGCCGCGCAATGGTACGCCGGCGCCTTGCGCCTCTGCATGGATCAGCCGGCGAATTCAGGTTGGCTTAGCCCTTGATGCGGCTTCGAGGAGCCCTAAGCGCCAATTCCTGAACGAGCGCTCCGAATGTTTCGGCCCCGACGATAGTGTCCTCGCCCGCGAAGGCGTGCTCAACCTTCTTTCGACTTGCCGAAAAGCGAACACGTCGCAGTGAACCGATTGCATCGGTCAGCGGCAGCCGAGAAAGTCCAAGGCCGTCTTCGATGGCGACGACATCGAACTGCTTCATACGCACCAGCTGATCCAGAGCAACCGCAAGAGGCCCATACTGACGCATAGGGACGATGAGGCCGAACGCGTCGTTTTCAACCCGCCAGCGCTGAGCTGCTGAGGTGTTGTTCACGATCACGAGAACGCAAGGGGAGGAGCGCTTGCGGTCGTTACGGCTTTGGATCCGCTCACCATTCAAATCCACGCGCAGCGTCGTTTTCCCGCCAAATAGCGCCTCGTTGAAAGCGCGAAGCTGATCTGCCGAGGCGCCAAGCGCAACCAGGCCGGCGCCAACGCACCAAGACGGCACCTGCTGTTCGAACTGGTCGTCGATCGCGCAGAACGTCAGACGTGACCACTGCGCCATCGTCATTTCTGACAAATATCGTCGGAAGAATTTCCCGGGGCTGGCGCCGCTCGCCATCGCGACCAGTTCGGCGTCTGTGATGTCGTAAAGCTCATCACGCCCGGCGTCGAGGTAGGCTACGACGCGTTGGTGCCACCGTTCCCACAGTTCCCATGTAATTTCGGGATCGAGCGTGAAGCTTCTATTGTGACTTGCGCGTAGGAAACGATCAAAGAAATCAAGCCAGACCGTGATCGCTTCTTGTGAACCTTGCAGCGGCGGCGCTTGCGGATCGGCGGGCGGCAGTTGTTCCAGTTTAAAGTCTGGACCAAGTAACTGAATAATTTCTGTGACTAAAGTCCGCTGAGTCGCGGCTCGACGACCGGCGACATTGCGCACCCAAGTGACGTTCAAAATCAGCGCGCTGATCCGCTGCCCATGTGCATCGAAAAGCTGTGCGAGTGCGGAAACGTGAGTGAGAATTTCGCCCGTATCGGCGGCGGCGAACCCATCGACCAAGGCCCTCTGAAGTTGGACGTTCGCTTGACCAAGGCGACGGCTAGTCATGGCTCCTGGCAAGACTGAAAGACCAGATAGCAGGTCCAGTGGAACGCGGGTTCGCGCGAAAAAGCGACGGCACGCCTCGATGAACTTGAGGGTTCGCCTAATATTGTGCTGCTCCGACGACGACAATTGATGGCCAGCATCGAGCGGAAGGCTTGCACCCCCTCGACCTCGAACATCGAAAAGAAAGCGCACCTTAGGCATCGCGGCTCACCAAGGCGGACGTGAAAGTTGGCAATACAGTCGCCCAAGGCTTGTTGGCGTCTGCTCCTGAGAGCAGACGCGCGCTGATGCGGGTCGTGTCTTCTAGATAGTCAAAAAGGGCGCTTAACCGATCTAGCAAGAAGGACAGCGTTGGCGCTGTCGGCGGGGTCGAACCCGCACCGCCACGAGCGGCCAGGTAGGTTCTTAAGCGGTCTTCGTCGTATTCGAATTCGGCCTCTTCGCGCTCCCAAGCGCCAACAGGCCAGTAGAGCGTGTCAACAAGATGCTGAAGGATTCCTGGGTCCTCCTCCAGACGCATCCGTGTCACGGGATCTTCGAACACCAGTTGAATTGCCAGTTGGAACGTCGCAGCCAATTCGCAATGAGGTCGATTGAGATCATCGCTCGTCGCGCGGACCTGATCGTTTACGTCGCAAGCACGGGCCAGCCTGCGCGTAACGTCGATAAAATGGGGACGCGCGCGCAGAACGGTCTCGAGCACGAGAATACGTTGGGCCCGCCTATCGATTTCCTTTTCCTCGCTCCCTGCGCTGTCATCCCATCGCGTGAGATTGCGCAGATGTTCTGTCAATTCTGGCGGCTCGTACGTGATGAGAAGACGATCGCTGAAGACTGTGTGTTCCACCGGGTAGGCGCTTGCATTTATGGCGAGACCCATTGCTTCAAAGCAATCTCTGTCAGTCAAGAAGCAAAAGAAGCCAAAATCGGTGACGATATGTTTTAGTTGCGTGAGCAGTTCGGCGATCTTCACTGCCGATTGTGGAATCTTATCCAACTCGTCCACGACGAAGACGGGAACCAGGCCGGCCGATTTTATCCGGTCAATCGCGAGAGGGAGTTCCCGATCTAGGGTCGCCACGGAGAAGTCGCGGATAAACGTATAGTCCCTGGCGCGCTTGCGGGTTGTGCGACGCGTGTCCGTCCAATTAAGCGCCAAAGTGCTTAGCAGGCCCGTCGCTAGGCCCAGCCCGATAATTTCGGTGAGGGAGCGTTGGTTTGCTTGGGCCAGTGCGCTGGCACCTACACCAAGGACGACCCCCATCAATTTGTTTGCGGCGCCCTTGAAGTCCAGACCACCCGTTGTCTTGGCCTCGATTTCACGCTCGAAGGCGTCCGAATTGGCTTCGGTCTGACTGGGCTTGCCGGCGCAGACCCGAAAGGCCTGAGCGGCGGTGGCGAGAGCTACGACCTCGCGAACGCCTTGATCGGCCGGCAAGCCGTCGAGACCAGCCGGAGGATCTGGCCAAAGCACGCCTGCGTTCAAGCGAGACAGCCGTTTCCAGAAATAACGGATCGTCGCGGGGTCTGGTGCCTGGTCGAGTTCCAGTTGAAGCTGACCTGCAAACTCCAAATGGTCGGTGCGGGGAACGACGGCTTGAGCATGAAGCTCGAACCCGGAGCCAATTTCCTGGGCAAAGGCGCGATACAGCGCCAGCGTGATCTGTATCAGAGCGCGATGAGCAGGCTCAGTAACGCTCTGGGGGTCTTCGCTGTCCTTGGATGGCAGCGACCCCCAAGTCGGTGCGATGAGGCTGGGACCGTGCAGCTTGACGATGAAAGGCCGCCTTGGCGCGTCTACGACGCCTCCGGCCGCCACGCTTTCGATCGCGTCCCAGCGCATATCGTTGACGACCTGCTCGACGAGCGCGGTCTTCCCTGCGCCGCGGTGGCCCGCGATAAGGAACGAGCGACCTCCGGCGGTTTGGCGCGCGACGTAGCGGTTAAGGCTGCGGCGTAGCACCCAATAGGCCGACGATTTAGCGAAGGCGCGGCGCGCTGGAATCGTCCAGGGGCCAACACCTCGGCCCACGCGCTCGATATCATCAATAACGATAGGCATCGTCAGCCCTTCGGCCCGGGGGGCACCGGCTTGGCGCTCGCGGTTGGCGTGGGCTTGCTTGACTGCGCCGGCTGCGGAGCCAGCATCGCAACACCAGAGGCGATGAAAATCAGCAGGAAAATAAGCGCTATCCCCGTGGGCGAGACGCGCCACCCTGCAACCCCGCCGCCTAGGCCGCCCCAATGATTTTCAAATTCAATGCTCTCGCCACGCTGGAGCGCTGATAGCAAGGCGCCGCCGAAGAGCAAGGCCAGCATGGCCAAGGCTAGGCCGAATGAAGCGCGCCCGATATCGATCATCTCCTCGCGGACGCCAGCATCGACCAGTGCCACCAAGACTGCAAACGCCACGAAGGTAAAACCGGCCAAGGTGCTGTTGCTAAACGTCGTCCAAGCAGAGCGTTCGCGGCTCGCCCAAAAAGTGCTCCACGCCGTGCGGCCGGCGGTAGCCGCCAAAACGCCAACCGCGATTCCCAAAGCTGCAACGCCTAGGGTGCTGGTCTGCAACTGGCCAAATCCGCCGATCCATAAAGCGATGGGCTTAGTTTGATTGCCGACAGTCCAGCCCAACAACAAACCGCATAGCAAAAGCCCAAGGCGCTGTGTCCAAATCCATCCGCGCGCCATCACGCCCCCTTTCGCATTGCCACGCTTTAGGGTTGCATGAGTATCCGTTTACCGTCCAGCCGCTCTTTGCCCCCGCGGTGTCGGGAATTATATTCCGACACTGGGCCAACTGACGGTAGGCGGATAAAGCTCGCCCTGTCGTCCCGTCCGGGCGATAGCGCAAACCGAATAAAGACCGTGTGGCCCTCGTGCGTCCTTGATGACCGCACATTTGCGCGTGACGGCCTAGGCTAACTGGTCAGCAAGTGCCCGTGGCAGACAAGATCAAGCGCGCGCCGCAGGGATCGTCTTGCAGCATCCGCTGGTTTACGGCGAAGCTTTCGACCAATAGCCCTGGCTCATGATGCATCCCAGCTGGTCGTCTTGGTGGTCGAACGCCGAGCGCGCGGCGCTGGCTTTTAAGGCCACCAGCCTAACCGGGTGCTGAATTTCCGCTTCTTGGAGGCATGCCAACGTCAGCTATTGGCGCTACTGCGAAGGCAGCTAACCTCCGTCCCGAGCTAGGGCCCGTTCGCGCAGCGCCTCGTAAAGGTTGCCCGGTCCCAACAGGATATCCAGCAGCTTCTCTCGCAGCGCCTCTGACGAGAGCACCTGCTGGCTCATGCTGGAGAACTGATCCTCGCTGCCGATCACCGCGTCTAGGAACTCGTCGCGGATCGTGGGGGAGGCGGCGAACTGTGCCTTGGTGTTCGCCATCGCTTGGGTCTGAAGATCCTCCGAACCCAGCATATGCCCCATCAGGACGCCGTTCAGGTAGATGAGCTGATTGTCGTCGGTGATCTCGCCCTCGAACAGGTCGTTCAGCTTGGCGATGATCTCGTCGAGCCTGGCCTTCTCCTTCTCGTGCAGGCCGCCCGAGCCTACCTCTGCCATGCCACTGAGCTTGGGAGCCTCGCTCGTGCCATACAGCAGGTCCTGCTGGCCCTTTGCCTTCAAGGCGTGATGCGTCAGGCGCAGGCCGGAGAGGTCGACCCCGGGGCGTTCGCGACCGAACTCAAGTAGGGGCAACAAGCGGCGGAAGAACAGCGAGCGCTTTTCAATCTCGGTATTGCCGTAGTCGAAGATCTGGCTGAGGAAGCTGTAGAGCCGCTGGAAGGCGGCCATGTCGCCTTTGAATAGCTCCAGCGCGTTCATGTGGTCCATCGCCTCGGCGGCGGCGCGTTCGTCATCCAGCGCCTTAGCGGTCACCCAGGCCTGCTTGGCGGCGGCGTAGGTCTTCACGAGGCGATCGGCGACGGGCTCCAGGGCGGCGATAAGGTCGCCCTGCTTGGCGCGTGGATCGAGTTCGACCCTGATCACCCGCTCGATCTCGTGATCGTCATAGTGGCCGGCGGCGTCGAGCTTGGCGCGGAGGTCAAAGATCAGGTTCGGATCGGTCGCCGCCTCCAGCTCCGCAGTCTCGTAGTAGGTGCGGAAGGCGGTCAGGATCTCCTCGGCGCTGTTGCAGAAGTCGAGGATGTAGGTGGTGTCCTTGCCCGGATGGGCGCGGTTAAGGCGGGACAGAGTCTGTACGGCCTGGATGCCGGCAAGGCGCCGGTCCACATACATGCCGCACAGCAGGGGCTGGTCGAAGCCGGTCTGGAACTTGTTAGCGACCAGCAGGAGATGAAAGTTCTCGGTCCTGAAGGCGTCGCGAATGTCGCGACCATTGAGGCCCGGGTTCAGCGCCGTGCTGGTCTCTGTGACGGCGCCAAGCGCCTCGTCCGGAACCTCGCCGGAGAAGGCGACCAGCGTCCCGAGCGGATAACCCATCTTCTGGATGTAGGCGTTGATCGCCACCGACCAGCGCACCGCCTCCTGACGGCTGCCAAGCACCACCATCGCCTTGGCCTTGCCGTCCAGCAGCGGCAGGACGTTCTCGCGATAGTGCTCGACGACGATCTGGACCTTCTGGGCGATATTGTAGGGGTGCAGCCGCACCCAGCGCATGATCCCCTTCAGCGCCGTGTCGCGCTCGACCTCGCGCTCGTCCCATTCCTGGCCGTCATTGGCGAGGCGGAAGGCCAGGCTGTAGGGCGTGTAGTTCTTCAGGACGTCGAGGATGAAGCCTTCCTCAATCGCCTGGCGCATCGAATAGACGTGGAAGGGAGCCGCCTGACCATCGTCGCCCGGGCGACCGAAGAGCTGCATCGTCTTAGCTTTGGGCGTGGCGGTGAAGGCGACATAGGTGATGGATTTGTCGCTGGCGGCGCGGCCAGCCATGTTGGCCATCAGCACCGCCTCGGTGTCGACCTCGCCGCCGTCCGCCAGTTCGGCGAGTTCGGCGTCAGACAGCATCTGCTTGAGCTTGGCCGCCGCTTCGCCGGTCTGGCTGGAGTGGGCCTCGTCGGCGACGACCGCGAAGGCCTTGCCCTGCGCCGCCGCCTGCTCGCGCACCGCTTCTAGCGCGAAGGGGAAGGTCTGGATCGTGCAGACGATAACCTTCTTGCCGGCGGCCAGGGCTTCGGCGAGCTGGCCGCTCTTGGAGCCGCTCTCGCTTTTGATCGTCGCTACCACCCCGGCGGTGCGTTGGAAGTCGAACAGCGCCTCCTGGAGCTGGGTGTCGATGACGTTACGATCCGAGACCACGATAACGCTGGCGAACAGCTTGTTGTCGGCGTCGTCGTGCAGCTCTGACAGGATATGCGCGGCCCAGGCGATCGAGTTGGTCTTGCCGGAGCCCGCCGAGTGCTGGATCAAAAACTTGCCGCCGGCCCCCTCGGCCAGCACCTGGGTGGCCAGCTTCCGGGTGGCGTCGAGCTGGTGATAGCGGGGGAAGACCGCGCTGGTGATGCGCTTCTTGGCGTCGCGCTTGGTCACCATGTAGCGACCCAGGATCTCCAGCCAGCTGTCGCGTGCCCAAACCTCCTCCCAGAGGTAGGCGGTGCGGTGGCCGTTCGGGTTCAGCGGATTGCCCTTGCCGCCGTGGTCGCCTTTGTTGAACGGCAGGAAGAAGGTGTCGCGGCCTTGCAGCTTGGTGGTCATGGCCACCTCGCTGTTGCTGACCGCGAAGTGGACCAGCGCCCCGCCGGGGAACGCTAGCAGCGGCTCCTCGCGCCCGCCCTTGGGCCGAGGGTCGCGGTCGCGCTTGTACTGGTCGATCGCGTCCTCGACGCTCTGCGTGAAGTCCGACTTCAGCTCGGCCGTCGCGACCGGCACGCCGTTGAGATAGAGCGCCAGGTCCAGGCAGTTCTCGTTGCCGAGCGCGTACTTCACCTGGCGCGCCACACGCAGGCGGTTGGCGCCGTAGCGGCGGACGATCTCGGGGTTCATGCCCATGGCGGGCTTGAACTGGGCCAGCTGGATTCGTCCCCGTGCGCCGAGCAGCTCAACCCCATTGCGCAGCACATCCAGCACGCCGCGCTCGTCCAGCGACTTGCGCACCCGGTCGGTTAGCACCTGAGCCGCTGCGGGGCCGTTGGCCCGGGTGAGGGCCTCCCAGGCCTCGGGCTGGCTGTCCTGCACCCAGGCGACCAGATCGTCGATATAGAGCGCCCGCGTCCGGTCATGGCGGTCTCCGGCCGCGCCGTCATACAGCCAGCCGTTCGCCGCCAGATGGGCGCAAATCTCGTCCTCGAAGCGGATCTCCTTGTGCAGGTCCATGCTCGCGCTCCTAGGCGTCTACGCCGGCCACGGGGGACCAAATCTGCTTGAGAGGGATCTTGGCGCGAGTTTCGTCCGTAAGCTGACCATAGCTGGCGAACAAAGCATTCAGCAGCTCGGGCATCTGCCACAGGCGCACCGAGAAGAACTCGCTGTCGATCAGCTTCTGGGCCGGGCCGTTGACGCCGGCGATGCTGACCAGCAGGCCGGTGCGGGCCTTGGCGGCCTGGACCGAGCCCATCAGCTTCAGCACCACCTCCTGGTTGGCGGGCGCGTCGCCGGACTTCACCTGCACGCAGATGCGGTCCTCGCCCAGGCCCAGCCGTCCGCCGGCCGCCAGGATGTCGACCCCGCCGTCGGGGCCGGGCGGCGAGACCTTGGTCACATAGCCCTCGATGCGCAGGATCTCGGCGACCAGATGGGCCAGGTCGTGGCCGGCGAAGGCCGACTTCACCAGGGCGATGATCTGCTGGCGGGCGATGTCCTCGACGTCCAGCTCGACATCCTCGGCCTCGGCGTCCTCGGTGGCGGCCTTGACCGCAACCACGCCCTGCTTGCCCAGTAGCGGGCCGGGGTCCCGGCCGGTGTTCAGCACCGCCTCGACCCGGGCCAGAGCCTCGTTCCGCTTGACCTCGCAGACGGTCATGAAGGCGCCCAGCGAGTGGCGCAGGTCCTGGGCGAAGGCCTCGCGCGGGACGGCTTCGTTCAGCCAGGTCACGGCCCGGGTGTGCGGGCAAACGCCGCCGGGCTGATAGACATAAGGCCCCGTCACGCGGCCGATGGCGACGCCGCTGGTGACCTTGCGCGGCAGCACCACCAGGTCCCCGACCGCGATGGTGTTGACGAACTGGTTCAACTGGGCGGCGAAGTTGCGCTGGGTGTTCTTGCCGCCCAGCGGATCGGCCTCCGCCAGCACGCGGCCGATGGCCTCGCGGTCCTTCAGGCCCGACAGATCGCCCAGCTCGTTGAAGCCAGGCAGCAGCTTGCCTTGGGTAATGGCCTCCAGCTCCCGCTCGCCATGGCGGCCGGCGCGGACGATCCACAGCCGGGTCATGCCGCCTCCGCCGTCTGGACGAGGCCCCGCACGTCGATCTTGCCGGTGACGGCGGCGGAGATCAGGGCGGCGCGGCGTTCTTGGAGAAGGGTGATGGCTGTCCTGGCCGTGCTGACCAGCGCATCAATCTCGTGAGCCTCACCCTCCAAGTACGTGGCGATCTGTTCCTGTTCAGCAATCGGCGGGAGAGCAACGGTAATTTCCCCGTAACGCGTCGGGTTAAGATTGCACTGGCCAATTGCAACAAAGGCTCTCGCTCGCGCCTGGCCAAGAACGTCTCGAGTATTCAGTAGCTTGGACATAAACTGCGGCGAACATGACGGGTTGAGGCGCAAACGGACCAGATATGAAGCGAACGACAATGGACATGAGGGCGGCTGCCGCAGAAGCCCCACCTTACCAATCTGATCCAAGCTGTTCGTTCGATTGAATAATAGGTCCAGCGGCCGGAGTAGAAGCGCCTCCTCAACCGAGGTAACATACTTCAAATCGGTCAGATCAATCTCGCCGTCCTGGATGTTCCCCATCCTCAAAACGGCCACGCCGTCATCTGCATCGAGTGAGTCCGAAATGCCGTAGTCAACCTCGCTGAAGGCCCTCTTCAGAAAGCAAACCTCCCAATGCGCGGGCACCTCGCCTAGCCATTCGACGCCGGAGTCCTTCATCGGGGCGGACGGGTCGAGACCCTTGGTGACGGCGTGGGAGATGACGGCCTGCCGCTTCTCCTTCAGTAGTTCGATCAGCCGCCGCTGCCCCTCCACTAGCGCGTCGATCTTAGCGACCTCTCTGTCGAGAAAGATCGCGATGGTGCGCTGTTCGCCCATTGAGGGGAAAATGCCGATCACTCGAACGAGGTTCTGGATCGAAAGGCGCGGCAACCCCGCGCCCTTTACAAACCGCGCCACCTGCTGCTGAACGAATTCAGATTGGCATAGGTGGTTCAAATAAGAGCAATCAAGCCGGTGTTGGTCAGGTCGGATTATTATCAGCGACGAAGCAACGACAAAATCCACCGCCTCAGACA contains the following coding sequences:
- a CDS encoding ATP-binding protein, encoding MPIVIDDIERVGRGVGPWTIPARRAFAKSSAYWVLRRSLNRYVARQTAGGRSFLIAGHRGAGKTALVEQVVNDMRWDAIESVAAGGVVDAPRRPFIVKLHGPSLIAPTWGSLPSKDSEDPQSVTEPAHRALIQITLALYRAFAQEIGSGFELHAQAVVPRTDHLEFAGQLQLELDQAPDPATIRYFWKRLSRLNAGVLWPDPPAGLDGLPADQGVREVVALATAAQAFRVCAGKPSQTEANSDAFEREIEAKTTGGLDFKGAANKLMGVVLGVGASALAQANQRSLTEIIGLGLATGLLSTLALNWTDTRRTTRKRARDYTFIRDFSVATLDRELPLAIDRIKSAGLVPVFVVDELDKIPQSAVKIAELLTQLKHIVTDFGFFCFLTDRDCFEAMGLAINASAYPVEHTVFSDRLLITYEPPELTEHLRNLTRWDDSAGSEEKEIDRRAQRILVLETVLRARPHFIDVTRRLARACDVNDQVRATSDDLNRPHCELAATFQLAIQLVFEDPVTRMRLEEDPGILQHLVDTLYWPVGAWEREEAEFEYDEDRLRTYLAARGGAGSTPPTAPTLSFLLDRLSALFDYLEDTTRISARLLSGADANKPWATVLPTFTSALVSRDA
- a CDS encoding restriction endonuclease subunit S; the encoded protein is MSFPAYESYKESGVEWLGRIPFHWKTTALKRFCALITDGAHVSPITENGMYCFVSTVNVSINGIDFENCLKTSEENYRYLVKAGCKPEIGDVLFSKDGTIGRTVVVSEAVDFVVASSLIIIRPDQHRLDCSYLNHLCQSEFVQQQVARFVKGAGLPRLSIQNLVRVIGIFPSMGEQRTIAIFLDREVAKIDALVEGQRRLIELLKEKRQAVISHAVTKGLDPSAPMKDSGVEWLGEVPAHWEVCFLKRAFSEVDYGISDSLDADDGVAVLRMGNIQDGEIDLTDLKYVTSVEEALLLRPLDLLFNRTNSLDQIGKVGLLRQPPSCPLSFASYLVRLRLNPSCSPQFMSKLLNTRDVLGQARARAFVAIGQCNLNPTRYGEITVALPPIAEQEQIATYLEGEAHEIDALVSTARTAITLLQERRAALISAAVTGKIDVRGLVQTAEAA
- a CDS encoding restriction endonuclease; this translates as MTRLWIVRAGRHGERELEAITQGKLLPGFNELGDLSGLKDREAIGRVLAEADPLGGKNTQRNFAAQLNQFVNTIAVGDLVVLPRKVTSGVAIGRVTGPYVYQPGGVCPHTRAVTWLNEAVPREAFAQDLRHSLGAFMTVCEVKRNEALARVEAVLNTGRDPGPLLGKQGVVAVKAATEDAEAEDVELDVEDIARQQIIALVKSAFAGHDLAHLVAEILRIEGYVTKVSPPGPDGGVDILAAGGRLGLGEDRICVQVKSGDAPANQEVVLKLMGSVQAAKARTGLLVSIAGVNGPAQKLIDSEFFSVRLWQMPELLNALFASYGQLTDETRAKIPLKQIWSPVAGVDA